DNA from Frateuria edaphi:
TCCGTGCCGGCCGACTCATCCTTGCTCAGCGCCGCTGCCGCGGAAGCCAGGCTGTCGGCCTTCTGCTGCATCAGGTTGACCCAGTCCAGGTACATCTGGCCGTTGAGGTGCATGCGCAGCATCTGGCCGGCGTCGCCGATCGGTGCCTTGAGCGCGTCGGCAAGCTTGCCATCCTCGCCCGCGCCCATGCCGAGCCCGAGGCTCTTCGCGCCCATCGCCAGCCACGCCGGCTGGCCGAACATGTTGGCGAGGTTAGGCGGCAACGCCACCGGCTTCCCGTCGGCCGTGAGCTTCAGCTGTGCCAGTGCGGGGGTCATCATCTGGCCCATCGCCAGCAGGCCGGCCGGATTGCTGGTACCAAGCACCAGTCGGCCGGTGAACTGCGGCATGGCATTGGCCTGGCCGGGTGTGAAGCTGTCCAGTGAGAGGCCCAGTCCGAGCAGATCGCCGAAAGGCGGGATGGCCGCCTTCTGCATGTTCTGACCCAGCTTGGCGAAGGTGTCGTTGAGGTCGGTCAGGGCGGGGCAGGTGAAAGGCTTCGCTGCCACCGCGTCGGCCTGGGCGCCCCAGAAAGCGCGCATCTGCGCGACCGGCAGGGCCAGGAAGAATTCGAACGGCGAGGTGGCCTGCGTCGTGCCGAGTCCCGGCAACTCCACTTTCAGGCCGCTGAAGGCCTGGGTGATGTCGCTGGCCAGCGAGACGTCCCAACGCATGTCCTGGTGCTTGGCTTCGAGCCGGGTGTAGCCGAAGCTCAGTTGCGGCACGCGGCTGGCGATGCGCGTGGCATCGACCTGGCAGCTGGGCGGGATCTGCAACTGGTTGGCGACCGGCTCGCCCGTCTTGGCCGACTCGGCCTGCGCGCGGGCCTTGAGCAGGGCGTTGAACAACGGGTCCTTGCCGCTGGCGGCGAGTGGCAGGGCGCGGGTCAGGTCGAGCTCGCCCACCGCCCACTGCTCGTAGCCCCGGGCCTTGGCCAGCTTGGCGAGACGGCCGTCATCCTGAAGGTTCCTGGCCGGGCGATCCAGGCCCAGCGCCTGGCGCAGCAGCGGCTGGGCAGCGTCCGCGGGCAGGATCGCTGCGACAGCCTGCTTGCCGACCACGGCCAGGATGAGCTGGGTGCCCGTGGCGACCGAGACGTGGCGGCGGTAGCTCTGCTTGTCGACGCTGGCGACGTCGAACTTCTTGCCGTACGCGGATTCCAGGCGACCGACGAACGCTTCGAACGCGTCAGTGTCGCTGAGCTGGAAACGCAGCACCGGCGCCAGGCCCAGGCCATAAAGCGCGGAGTAGCCCTTGAGGTCCAGTCCGGCGCCCTGCGAGAACGATTCGACCGTCTTGCCGTCCAGCTCCTTGGCGAAGGCGCGCAGCAGGTTGGCCGTGTCGGCGTCCTTGGCGGCCATCTCGTCGGCGGCGGCGCGCAGCTGGGCCACTTCCGCCGGCATCTGGGCATCGGCCTGGGCGAACAGGGCGGCGCGGGTGTCGTCGTCCAGCACGTCCAGGTTGGCCACCACGTAGGGCGTGTCCGCGGGGGCGAAGGCCAGCGGGGCGTCCTTGTCCTTGTGTCCACACGCCGCCAGCAACAGGCCAGCCAAAGCCAGCGCGAGAGTGCGCTTCGTCGATCGCATGATTCGGTTCCCTGAAAAAGAAAAAGAGGCGCGGCCATTATGCCGCGCCCCCGAGGCGAACCGCCTGTGCCTGCAGTTGGGGCTTTAAGCCCGCGATCAGCGGGCGAGCAGCTCGCCCAGCACCGCCATGCGGACGAACACGCCGTTGCCGACCTGCTCGAGGATCTTCGACTGCGCGCCGTCGGCAACGTCCGAGGCGATTTCCACGCCGCGGTTGATCGGGCCCGGATGCATCACCAGGCAGCCCTTGGCCGCCAACCCGAGGCGGCGGGTATCCAGGCCGTAGCGGGCGAAGTACGCCGCCTCGTCGGGAAGTTCGGTGGCGCTCATGCGCTCCTTCTGCAGGCGCAGCATGATCGCCGCATCGGCGCCGGCGATCGCCTCGTCGAAATCCTCGACGAATACGCAGCGGGGAAATTCCTCCTGCGACGGCATCAGCGGCGCGGGGCCGCACAGGCGAATCTCCCGCACTCCCATCGCGGTGAGCGCATGCACGTCCGAGCGCGCCACGCGCGAGTGCTTGATGTCGCCGCAGATCACCACCGCCAGGTTCTCGAAATCCGGGCGGTGCTCGCGGATGGTCATCACGTCGAGCAGGCCTTGGGTGGGATGCGCGCGGTTGCCGTCACCGGCGTTGATCACCGATACGCCGCTCATCGCGTGGCGCACCAGCTCCTCGGGCGTTCCGGAGGCTTTGTGGCGCACCACGATGGCGTCCAGGTGCATTGCCTCGAGCGTGTGCAGCGTGTCGAACAACTCTTCGCCCTTGCTGGTGGAGGAGAAGCCGATGTCGAAATTGATCACGTCCGCGCCCAGCCGGCGAGCGGCCAGTTCGAACGACGTACGCGTGCGCGTGGACGGTTCGAAGAACAAATTGAGCACGGTTCGCCCGTTGAGCAGGTCGAGCTTGCGGGTGCCGTGGGCACAGGCGTCGCGCATCGACAGCGCGCGATCGAGCAGGCGCTCGATGCAGGCGCGGGGCAGGTTTTCCAGCGTGGTCAAGTGGCGCAGGCGAGGGCTCATGGCGGGCGGTTCGAAGGCGCGGGAAGGGATGAACATGCGATGGCCAGGCTCAAGCTAGTGGGAGGCGGTTGCTGCGGCAAGCCAGCGTTCGAGGATCACCGCGGCGGCTTCCGCATCGATATTGGCCGCGTCGCTGCGGCGCTTCGTGCCGGCGGCACGCGCCTGCGCGAAGCGCTGCGCGGCTTCCTGCGAGCTGTGCTGTTCGTCCACCAGGGCGACCGGCGCCCGGTAGCGCTCGCGCAAGTGTTCGGCGAAACGGCGGGCCAGCCGGGTGGCCGGCTGCACGGTGCCGTCCAGCGCAAGCGGCAGGCCCACGACTAGTGTGTCCGGCTGCCATTGCTTATGCAGCACGTCCAATTGCGCCCAGTCCGGGCCGCTGTCGCGAACGGGTATGACAGCCAGGGCGCGGGCGCTTGCGGTGATGGTGTTGCCGATGGCCACGCCGATCAGCTTGTTGCCGACGTCGAAACCCAGCACGCAGCTCATGCGTGCTCGACCGTGTCGTCGATCGCCCGCCAGCCGGTCACGCGTGGCCCGCGTAGCCGGGAAGCTGCAGCGGATCGACACCGACCAGGCCGGCGGCCGCGCTCCAGCGTTCTTCCAGCGGGGTGTGGAACATCACCCGCTCGTTCGCTTCTGCGGTGAGCCAGCTGTTGTCTTTCAGTTCCTGCTCGAGCTGGCCGGCGCTCCAGCCCGCGTAGCCCAGCGCCATCAATGCATCCTGCGGTCCTTCGCCGGCCGCCATGGCAACCAGGATGTCGCGCGAGGTGGTCACCGACCATTCGGCGTTGATGCGATAGCTCGATTCCCAGTGGCCGTGCTCGCGGTGCAGCACGAACCCGCGCTCCTGCTGCACCGGACCGCCGATCAGCACCGGCCGGTCGGCCAGCTCCAGGTCGCTGCAGTCGAGCTTGAGCTGCGCCAGCACGTCGCCGAGCCGGTATTCGGAAAGCCGGTTGACCAGCAGGCCCACGGCACCGTCCTCGTCGTGCTGGCACAGGAAAGCCACGCTGCGCGAAAACGGCGGCTCGGCCAGGCTCGGCATGGCGATCAGGAAATGTCCGGCGAGGGTCTGCGGGTTGGGGACGGCGCTCATGCGGCCATTGTAATGCGGGGGAGGGCATTCGTTGTAACGCGCGCGATGTGAAGCGCCTGCGTTGGGTGAACCCTCGATCCCGCCTGCCGCGGCTCAACGATGGCGCAGCGTGTCGTCGGCGCCGAACTCCCACACCCGGTCGATGTAGAGAATGGTGGTGCCCTGCTTGTCCTGCGGCCATGGCGGGAACGGTGCCGAGAGATGCACGATGCGCTTGGCCGCGTTGTCCAGCACCGGTGATCCCGAACTGCGGATGACCTGAATCTCGGCGATGGTGCCGTCGCGATTCAGCCCTACGCTGACCTCGAGATCGCCGTGGATGTGCTGGCGCCGGGCCTCGTCGGGATAGTTGAGGTTGCCGATGCGCTCGACACGCTTGAACCAGCCGTGGAGATAGGCCGCATACATGCCTTCGGCGGTATTGGCCGAGAGGAATTTCTTCACCGGGCGCTTGGCGTAACGCTTGACCTTGCGGTCCCGCTCGGCGGTCAGCCTGGCCGCTTCCTGCCGGAGCCGTTCGAGGTCGGACGGCTGTTCGGTTTCAGGCCGCGCCGTGTCGGCCGTGTCGCTCGCCACTTTGTGCCTGCTGTTTCCGATCGTCGTGACCAAACGGTCCGGGGTGGCGTTCTGGGCCTGGAGGTGCTGCTCTTGCAGTGGCAGGGGGGCGCCACCGTTGTTCGGTACCGGCAGCAGGCCGGACAGCCGCTCGGTGGGACGGCCGACCTCGTCGCTGTTGCCGCCGCCGCGGTTGTTGGCCTGCGCCAGGAAGTCGGCCTTGTCCGGCGCATCGCGGTTGGCGACGTCGACCAGGGTCACGTCCAGCGTCGGCAGGCTCGGCCTGGGCTTGACGAAATGAAACGTCAACCCGAGCACCAGCACGCCGTGCAGCAGCAGGGAGAACAGCAAGGTCGCCCCGATCGGATCAGGGGTGTCGGGACGGCGGACGGTGGCACTCACGCGGGGACGTTCTCGATCGCGTCGAACAGCAATCCAGCGATATTAAGCCCGAACTGCGCGTCCAGTTCGCGCGCACACGTCGGGGATGTGACGTTGATCTCGGTGAGGTAGTCGCCGATCACGTCCAGACCCACGAAACGCAGGCCGCGGCGACGCAATTCGGGCGCAACCTGGGCCGCGATCCAGCGGTCGCGTTCGCTGAGCGGCACGCCCACGCCGCGGCCACCGGCGGCGAGGTTGCCGCGGAACTCGTCGCCCTGGGGGATGCGCGCCAGTGCGTAAGGCACCGGTTCGCCATCGACAAGCAGGATACGCTTGTCTCCCGCGCTGATCGCCGGGATGAACTTCTGCGCGATGGTGAAATGCCGGCCTTCGCCGTGCATGCCCCCGGCCAGCAGCGTTTCGAGCATCGAGTTGAGGTTGCTGTCGCCGGCCCTGACCCGGAAGATTCCGCGCCCGCCCATGCCGTCCAGCGGCTTGAGCACCACCTCGCCGTGTTCGGTGACGAAACGGCGCAGCTCGCTGGCGTCGCGCGAAACCAGCGTGGGCGCGATGCATTGGGGGAACTGCAGGGTGAACAGCTTCTCGTTGCAGTCGCGCAGGGCCTGCGGATTGTTCACCACCTGCACGCCCGAGCGCTGGGCCGCGTCCAGCACCATGGTGTCGTAGATGAACTGCGCATCGACCGGTGGGTCTTTGCGCATGAGCACCACGTCCATCTCGCTCAGGTCGCGCCAATGGCGCTCGCCCAGCGTGTACCAGCCGGACGGGTCGTCCCGCACCGACAACGGCGCCAGGCGGGCGAACGGGACGCCATCGCGCAACCCGAGGTCACCCTGTTCCATGTAATGCAGCGCATGGCCGCGGCGTTGCGCCTCCAGCAGCATGGCGAAGCTGGTGTCCTTGGCGACCTTGATGGTGCTGATCGGATCCATCAGCACGGCGACCGAAAGCGGCATGAAAAATGCTCCGTGGCAGGAAGATGCGCAGCCGGGGATGGGCAAGTGGCATGCGCGGCAGGTCAGGATGGTGGCCGAGGGGGCGCAATGCGGCAAGTTCTGACGCGTTCGCTCAAGAACTGACGCGTTTGCCGATACAACCCATCAGCCGGCTCCACGCCTTGATTTTTGCTTGACGCCGCTTGTGACAGGCGGTAAACAGCAACGCAATGAATGCGTTGCCGGCAACCGGAACGCAACCACAGAACAAGTTGCGGTTTTTTATGCACACTGGTCGGCATCCGCCCGGCCCGTGTGCCTTACCTGAGCCTCGGGCGGGCAGCAGGGGGGTTGAGTGAACTTGAATACGAGCGATAACGGCTTGTCCGGTCTGAAGGTCATGGTGATCGATGACTCCAAGACCATCCGGCGAACGGCCGAAACCTTGCTCAAGAAGGAAGGCTGCGAGGTGCTCACGGCCGTCGATGGCTTCGAGGCGCTGGCGAAGATCTCCGACCAGAAGCCGGCCATCATCTTCGTCGACATCATGATGCCGCGGCTGGACGGCTACCAGACCTGCGCGCTGATCAAGAACAACCCGCAGTTCCGCGCCACGCCGGTGATCATGCTGAGTTCGAAGGACGGCCTGTTCGACAAGGCCCGCGGCCGCATCGTCGGCGCCGAGCAATACCTGACCAAGCCGTTCACCCGCGACGAACTGCTTGGCGCCATCCATCGTCACGTCAGCACGGTTTGAAAAGCCACTGACTGCAGCGTCTTATAGGGGAGACCTGTGGCAAAGATTCTCATCATCGACGACTCACCGACCGACGTGCGCGTGTTCACCACGCTGCTCGAGAAGGCCGGCTACGCGGTCGCCGCCGTCAGTACCGCCGAGGAAGGCATCGAGCGCGTCCGCGCCGAGCTGCCGGACCTGGTCATCATGGACGTCATCATGCCCGGCATGAACGGCTTCCAGGCCACCCGCACGCTCACGCGCGACCCGGTCACCTCGAACGTGCCGATCGTGATGATCACCACCAAGTCGATGGAAACCGACCGCGTCTGGGGCCTGCGCCAGGGCGCGCGCGCGTTCATCACCAAGCCGGTCAACGAGAAGGAACTGCTGACCTGCATCAATGACCTGTTGCCGAGCGCGGCATGAACGAGAGCGCGAACCTCACGCCGTTCGAGATCCTGGCCCGCTACGAGCGCCTGTCGCTGGCGCACGCCCAGGACGTGCAGGACCGGATGGAAGCGCCCGGCCTGTGGCGCGGCATCGGTTATCGCGTCGGTTCGCGGTTGTTCGTCAGCGCCATCGACGAGATCAACGAACTGCTGGCGGTGCCCGTGTTGACTCCGGTGCCGCTGACCCAGCCCTGGCTGATGGGTGTCGCGAACGTGCGCGGCAATCTGGTGCCGGTCATCGATTTCAACCGCTTCCTGTTCGGCGAGCGCACCCAGCCGACCGAGCGCACGCGTCTCTTGATCGTTCGCCAGGGCGGCGGCAGCGTCGCGCTGATGGTCGACGAGGTGTTCGGCCAGCGCACGGTGGACGAAGAACAGCGCCGCGAGTCCGTCTCCGAGGACGATCCGCGCCTGACTCGTTTTGTTGGCGAGCGCGTGGCGGTGGGCGAACAGCGGTTGGGTGTGTTCAGCATGAACCGGCTCGTGCGCGCGCCGGATTTCCGCCAGGCCGCGGCCTGAGCGGAGCGATATGTAGGGCCGGTGCCGTGCGTGGCCGGATACCAGGGGCGAGAGGTCCCGCCAGCGCAGCGCGGTCGAAGCGCGGCCCGGCGGGATGGTAGACGGACGAGGTGTAACGATGAGCACTACAGGGGGCATCGGCAAGGAACGGGGCTATACGGGCCTCATCGTCCTGCTGCTGATAGCGATCGGTTTCGCGGCGCTGGATTTCTTCCTGCTGAACCAGAAGAACGGCGAGGACCGCCAGGCCAGTGCGCTGACCACGCAGATCCAGGTGCTGTCGCAGCAGACCGCCAAGTACGCCCTCGAGGCCTCCGACGGCAACGTCGACTCCTTCAAGGAACTGGAGAGCACCCGCAACGCGATCGACGCGGCGGTGCTCAAGCTCGCCAAGGGCGACCCTAAGGGCGGTATGGAGGCCTACGGCGACAACAACGCCACACCGGCCGGCCGCAGCGTGACCGCACTGGTCAACGCCTGGGGCCAACTCGACGGCGACATCAAGAAGATCCTGTCCAACAAGGGGGTCGTGCTGGATTCGGCCCAGCGTGCGGACAAGCTCTCGCAGCAGATGCCGCTGCTCAACTCGAGCATGGACCAGGTCACCAACATCCTGCAGCAGCGCAACGGCAGCGCCGAGCAGATGCTCGGTTCCTCGCGCCAGATGCTGCTTGCTGACCGCATGGTTCGCCGCGTGCAGGAAGTGCTTCAAGGCGGTGACTCCGCACAGGCGGCGGCCGACGGCCTCGCGCGCGACGCGCAGCTCTACGGCACGGTGCTCAAGGGCCTGACCGACGGCAACGCTGATGCCGGCGTCAAGGCCATGGGCGACGCCAACGCGCGCAAGATCCTTACCGACATGCAGGTCAACTGGGCGGCACTGGCCGATCCGATCGCCAAGCTGGTGTCGGCTGCGGCGCCGATCGCCGACGTGAAGAACGCCGGCAACCAGGCCTCGCTGGATTCGCAGAACGTGCTGCTGCGCGCGAACGAGCTGTCCGACCAGATTGGCAAGCTGCCGTTCCGCCGCCTGTTCCCGAACGTGTGGTGGGGCGTGCTGGGCGCCGCCGGCGCGGTGGCCTTCGCGCTGCTGCTGGTGGTTACCCTGGTGCGCGACCAGCGCAAGCGCTTCCAGGATTCGACCGAGCTGAACCAGCGCAACCAGGAGGCGATCATGCGCCTGCTGGACGAGATGGGCTCGCTCGCGGAAGGTGACCTGACGGTCAAGACCACGGTGTCGGAGGACATCACCGGCGCGATCGCCGACTCGGTGAACTACGCCATCGACGAGCTGCGCACCCTGGTGACCACGATCAACGAGACCTCCGAGCAGGTGTCCTCGTCGGCGCAGGAAACCCAGACCACCGCGCGCCACCTGGCCGACGCGGCGCAGAGCCAGGCCGCGCGAATCAGCACGGCGACTTCGGCGATCAACCAGATCGCGAGCCTCATGGACAACGTGTCCAAGGACTCGGCCGAATCGGCCGACGTGGCCGAACGCTCGGTGCAGATCGCCTCGCGCGGCGCCGAAGTGGTGCGCGAGACCATCTCCGGCATGGACTCGATCCGCGACCAGATCCAGGAAACCTCCAAGCGCATCAAGCGCCTGGGCGAGTCCTCGCAGGAAATCGGCTCGATCGTGGAACTGATCAACGACATTGCCGAGCAGACCAACATCCTGGCGTTGAACGCGGCCATCCAGGCGGCCTCGGCCGGTGAGGCGGGCCGCGGCTTCGCGGTGGTGGCGGACGAAGTGCAGCGCCTGGCGGAACGCTCGGCCAGCGCGACCAAGCGAATCGAAACGCTGGTGCAGACCATTCAGTCCGATACCAACGAAGCGGTCAGCTCCATGGAGCAGACCACCTCCGAGGTGGTCGCCGGTGCACGCCTCGCCGAGGACGCGGGCAGCGCGCTGGGCGATATCGAACGCGTGTCGCACGATCTGTCGGCGCTGATTCAGAACATCTCCACCGCGGCGCGTCAGCAGTCCGCGGCGGCGACCGACATTTCGCAGTCGATGAACGCGATCCAGGAAATCACTTCGCAGACCTCGCAGGGCGCGAGCCAGACGGCCGACTCGATCGGCTACCTGGCCCAGCTCGCCAGCGACCTGCGGCGCTCGGTGGCGCACTTCAAGCTGCCGGGTTGATCAACGTTTACCGACAGAGGGCAACCTCGAACGGTTGTGCGATGCGTGCGTAGCGCGCAGCCGCTCAAGAGGGGCGCATGAGACTTCAAGACCACATCGATTTCACCACCCTGCAGTGGGTCAAGCCGGAGCTCGACGAGACTCTGGCACGGGCCCGCGAGGCGCTGGAGTCCTACGTAGAGAACCCTGGCAAACGCGAGGTCATGCGCGGCTGCGTGGATCATCTGCATCAGGTGCAGGGCACTCTTCGCATGGTCGAGCTCTACGGCGCCGCGATGGTTGCCGAAGAGATGGAGACGCTGGCGATCTGCCTGCTGGAGGACCACATCCGCCAGCGCGATGACGCCTTCGGCGCGCTGATGCGCGGCCTGATGCAGCTGCCCGACTATCTCGAACGCCTTTCCGGCGGCCATCGCGACGTGCCGGTGGTGTTGTTGCCGCTGCTCAACGATCTGCGCGCGAGCCGCGACCAGCAGGCGCTGTCCGAAGCGGCGCTGTTCAACCCGAACCTGGAACAGGCGCTGCCGGTGCAGGCACCGGGTGCGCAGGGCGAGGTCGACGTGGCCGCCCAGCGCACCGCGATCACCACGCTGCGACTGCGTTTCCAGCAGCAATTGCTGGCCTGGTTCCGCGGCCAGAACGCGCCGCAACAGTTGCTCGGCATGCGCGAGACCCTGCTGGGCATCGCCGGTCGCTGCTGGACCATACCGGGTCGTCGCCTGTGGTGGATCGCCGCCGGCGTGTTGGAGGGTCTGGAGCAGGGCGTGCTCAAGAGCCACGCGGCCGAGATCCGCCAGCTGATCGGCAAGGTCGACCGCAACATCCGCCAACTCGTCGAACAGGGTGAAGCCAGCCTGCGCGGCGGCGATGCCGACGAGCTCGCGAGCAAACTGCTCTTCATCGTGGCGCAGGCCCGTCAGGGCAGCCCCCAGATGGCGCTGCTGAAACAGACCTACCGCCTGGACAGCCTGCTGCCCGACGCCGCAGAACTCGAACACGCGCGCGGCTCGATGGCCGGGCACAACCGCGCCCTGCTCGATTCGGTGTCCAAGGCACTGAAGGAAGACCTGCTGCGCGTAAAGGAAGCGCTCGACCTGTTCCTGCGCCAGAGCGACGGCGATCCCGCCCAGTTGTCCGCGCAGGGCGAGGTGCTCGAGCGCGTCGGCGACACGCTGGGCATGCTGGCGCTGGCCGTGCCGCGTCGCGTGGTCAATGAACAGCGCCGCGTGCTGGAAGAGATCGCACACAAGGTCCGCGCGGCCGAAGAAGGCGTGCTGCTGGACGTCGCGGGCGCGCTGCTTTACGTCGAATCCTCGCTGGACGACCACATCGAGAGCCTTGGCGCCGATGACAGCCTGGCCGGTGAAATCCTGCCGGTCGAGGGCGATGCGACGCCCGCGCTGCCGCGTAGCGAAGCGCGCAGCATCCTGGCCTCGCTCATGCAGGAGGCGATCGCCAATGCCGCCAAGGTGAAGGATGCCATCGTCGCCTTCGTCGAGGCCGGCTGGGACCACGCCCAACTGCATGGCACCCCGGCGTTGATGGACGAGGTGGCTGGCGCCATGCGCATGCTGTCCGCGCCGCGTCCGTCGGAACTGGCCGAAGGCATCGGTCGCTTCATCGGCAACGAAATGCTCGTCGACCGGCGCGTGCCGGGCAGTGCCCAGATGGACCATCTGGCCGATGCCCTTGCCGCGCTGGAGTACTACCTGGAGGCCGCCCGCGAACATCGCGGCGGGCTGGAGCACATCCTGGACGTGGCCGAGCACAGCCTCGGCGCGCTCGGCTACTGGCCGTTGCCGGCCGCACGCGCCGCGATGGCCTACGAGGCTCCCGCGCCGGTCGTTGCCGAAGAACCGTCCGAGCCCGCTCTGTCCGAATCGGTCAGCGTGGCCGATGGCCATGGTCTGGACGACCTCATGGTTGGCAGCAGCGAGCCGTTGCAGCACGGCGCGCACGAACTGGCCGGCTTGCGCCTGGCTCAGACCGAACCGCTCACCGTCTCGTCGCATGACGGCGATGAGGGAGACTGGATCGAGATCGAGGAAGAAGTCCTCGAGGAAGTGCCGGTCGCCGATGCGCTGGCCGGCAATGCCGGGTTCCAGTTGGGCACCGAGGGCATCGACGACGACATCCGCGAGATCTTCCTGGAGGAAATGCAGGAGGAAATCGACAACCTGCGCGGCGCCGAAAAGGCCTGGCTGGCCGACCCGATGCAATTGGCCGCGATCACCCCGATCCGCCGATCCTTCCACACGCTCAAGGGATCCGGTCGCCTGGTCGGCGCCAGCGTGCTTGGCGAATTCGCCTGGAAGGTCGAGAACATGCTCAACCGCGTGCTGGATGCCACCATCCAGCCGCACGAGGGCGTGCAGGCGTTGGTCACTGCCGCCATCGGCGCGTTGCCGCAGTTGCTGGCCGCGCTCAAGGGCGAGGGCACGCCGAGTGCGCCGCTGGCCGCGATCATGGCCACGGCAGAACGCCTGGCTGCCGGCGAAATGGCGCAGCTCGGCGACCATGCGCCGGCTGCCACGGAAACCGTGCGCCGCGTGGTGCGCCGTCGCGTGCCACGCCTCGATGCCGCCGCCGAGGCCGTGCCGGTCGCCGCCCACACCGACCAGACTGCCGCTGTCGAAACTTCGCACGAGGCGATCGAAACGATTGCCATGCCGGTGATGCCGCCGGTGGATCCGGTGTTGCTGGAAATCCTGCGCAGCGAAGTGGCGCAGTATCTGCAGGCGATCCGTGGCGCACTGGCTCGCGCCGATGGCGAGCTGCGCATCGATGACGCGCTGCTGCGTGCGGTGCATACGTTGCACGGCGCCATCGCGATGGTGGACATCCCGCTGCTGACCCAGTTGCTCTCGCCACTGGAAAGCCTGCTCAAGCGCCTGCGCGCGGCCAGCCAGCCGCTCTCGGAAGAAGGCACCCGCCTGCTCGCGCAGTCGGCCGACGTGGTCGATCACGTGATGGCGCAGTTCGACGCCGCCGAACCGCAACTGCCGTCGGTGGACGCGCTCACCGCGCGCCTGACCGAGCTGCGCGACGGCCAGCCCGAGCCGAAGGTCGCGCACGTGCTGTTCGACCCGCACGCGGAAGACCTGCCGACCGACCTTCCGGACGACGCCGTCGCCGCCGCGCTCGATGCGGGCCTCGACGACGCGCTCGGCGAGCCGCCTGCAGCGGATGCTTCGGGCGAAGCCGTCGAGCATGACGAACATGACGCATACGCCGGCGAGCTGCTGGCGGCGCTTGACGCGTTCGACCTGGAAACGGCCGAAGTCGTCGGTTCCGGTGAGGGCCTGGCGATCGATGCCGGCCACGCTGACGACGAACAGAGCCTGGCGGCACTGTTGGACAGCCTGCTGAGCGAACCCTCCGATGGCCAGCCGTTCGCGCCGGCGCCGGATGTCGTCGCGACGAACGACGCCGAGACCCAACCGGACGAT
Protein-coding regions in this window:
- a CDS encoding Hpt domain-containing protein, encoding MRLQDHIDFTTLQWVKPELDETLARAREALESYVENPGKREVMRGCVDHLHQVQGTLRMVELYGAAMVAEEMETLAICLLEDHIRQRDDAFGALMRGLMQLPDYLERLSGGHRDVPVVLLPLLNDLRASRDQQALSEAALFNPNLEQALPVQAPGAQGEVDVAAQRTAITTLRLRFQQQLLAWFRGQNAPQQLLGMRETLLGIAGRCWTIPGRRLWWIAAGVLEGLEQGVLKSHAAEIRQLIGKVDRNIRQLVEQGEASLRGGDADELASKLLFIVAQARQGSPQMALLKQTYRLDSLLPDAAELEHARGSMAGHNRALLDSVSKALKEDLLRVKEALDLFLRQSDGDPAQLSAQGEVLERVGDTLGMLALAVPRRVVNEQRRVLEEIAHKVRAAEEGVLLDVAGALLYVESSLDDHIESLGADDSLAGEILPVEGDATPALPRSEARSILASLMQEAIANAAKVKDAIVAFVEAGWDHAQLHGTPALMDEVAGAMRMLSAPRPSELAEGIGRFIGNEMLVDRRVPGSAQMDHLADALAALEYYLEAAREHRGGLEHILDVAEHSLGALGYWPLPAARAAMAYEAPAPVVAEEPSEPALSESVSVADGHGLDDLMVGSSEPLQHGAHELAGLRLAQTEPLTVSSHDGDEGDWIEIEEEVLEEVPVADALAGNAGFQLGTEGIDDDIREIFLEEMQEEIDNLRGAEKAWLADPMQLAAITPIRRSFHTLKGSGRLVGASVLGEFAWKVENMLNRVLDATIQPHEGVQALVTAAIGALPQLLAALKGEGTPSAPLAAIMATAERLAAGEMAQLGDHAPAATETVRRVVRRRVPRLDAAAEAVPVAAHTDQTAAVETSHEAIETIAMPVMPPVDPVLLEILRSEVAQYLQAIRGALARADGELRIDDALLRAVHTLHGAIAMVDIPLLTQLLSPLESLLKRLRAASQPLSEEGTRLLAQSADVVDHVMAQFDAAEPQLPSVDALTARLTELRDGQPEPKVAHVLFDPHAEDLPTDLPDDAVAAALDAGLDDALGEPPAADASGEAVEHDEHDAYAGELLAALDAFDLETAEVVGSGEGLAIDAGHADDEQSLAALLDSLLSEPSDGQPFAPAPDVVATNDAETQPDDVLELSDNDGSQEPELEASSEAEPELEIAALLPEQVTVSDESADADPAPVGEGTVEGMESLLPETTENVADETVEPVAAEPVEAAVNADEDLVNVAGEPIEAALEAFVPFTVDRTPAQPWVGQIDPDLLEIFTEEANELLDHADGLLAEWRAEPTETAHAAGVQRDLHTLKGGARIAGLVPVGDLTHAIETLLEKPVAERDTAQLIGALEAGFDTLHSLVKRVSQGQPIEYPQALIDRLLAMAGQEALVDEGHESAATAAPSARLPAAPLPELLPELLPEREEEEVRSTQEQIRVRAELLDNLVNHAGEVAIYRSRLEQQVAGYRFNLVELDQTVQRLRSQLRMLEIETEAQIIARFQREHREAGIGVFDPLELDRFSQLQQYSRALAESVSDLVSIQNMLDELTRQSETLLIQQSRVSAELQDGLLRTRMLPFDTMVPNLRRTLRQAAQEEGKSAQLYVEGAHGEMDRNLLDRIKAPFEHMLRNAIAHGIESPADRRKVGKPTEGAVRIRVAREATEVVVRVSDDGRGLDREAIRARAIERGLLRADSRPSDDQLLGLITQTGFSTASHVTQLAGRGVGMDVVANEIKQLGGSLAIESHQGQGTTFVLRLPFTLAVTQAIVVRIGEATFAIPMTSVQGVARISPDDLGARLGDANPTFEYNGDAYGIHDLADLLGLQPNPVIEEEQLPLLLTRAGDLRAAIRIDAVIGSREIVVKSVGPQVSSVPGVLGATIMGDGSVLIILDLPPLVRHGIARREQRLADGLSAVASPLIEEQRAKPLVMVVDDSITMRKVTGRVLERHDYEVFTAKDGVDALEKLHDRVPDMMLLDIEMPRMDGYELATQMKADPRLREVPIIMITSRTGDKHRQRAFDIGVDRYLGKPYQEAELLAQIAEVLEQRAMAMETVHG